From Microbacterium sp. LWH7-1.2:
TCAGGAAGATGACCAGTCCGCCGACGACGATCAGGCGTGTGGCACGTGGCAGCGAGCGGTCCTCTCCGCCGGCCCGGCCCTTCGTGCGGGGTCGGACGGAGGGGAGGGTGGTGGTGGCGCTCATACTGCGGCCTCCCGGTTCGTCAGGCGGTAGAACGTTACGGATGCCACGCCGACGACGATGGCGAGGATGACCGACAGTGCGGCGGCGTAGTTGTAGTTGCTCTGCTGGAACGCGAGGTTGTAGATCATCATGATCGGGGTGAAGTCGGCGGTGACCGTCTCAGGCGAGGTGACCCGGAACACCAGGGGCTCCGCGAAGATCTGGAGCATGTGGATGATGGACAGCATGCCGGTGAGGACCAGGGCGCCCCGGACGTAGGGGATCTTGATGGACCATGCGATGCGGAACTCACCCGCTCCATCAAGCCGAGCCGCTTCGAACAGGTCCCGGGGAACCGAGCGCAGCGAGCCATAGATGATGAGCATGTTGTAACCCATGCCCGCCCAGGTGAGGAGGTTCCCGAGCGCCACCCACAGCAGTTGGGGGGAGAACATGTTGACCTCGAGTCCCACCCAGGCGGCGACTTCGGTGATCGGACCCAGTCGCGGCGAGTAGAGATACAGCCACACCAGGGTGGCCGTGATGGCGGGGACCATGTAGGGCACCAGCAGGCCGAGGCGGAAGGACTTTGTGCTGCGTCCCGTGACCAGATCGAGCAGCAGCGCGACCACGAGGCTGAGGCCGAGCATGATCGGGATCTGCACGAGCCCGAAGATCGCCACCCGCAGGATGCTGGCCCAGAACGATTCGTCGGCGAAGCCGAGGAGGTAGTTCTCGAATCCCACGAAGGTGCGCACGGCCCCGCCCAGACCCGCGCCGGAGCGCTTCTGCGCGAACAGGCTCTCCACCACGGCGTAGACGAACGGGATGACGAACACGAACGCGAAGCCGATGAAGAAGGGTGCGGTGAACACGGCGCCCTTCAGCCCGGTGACGTTGACACGCCGCTTGCGTTCGGTGGCCATTGCCGGTCGCGGTTCTCCCGAGGGAGTGCGGGCGGTGTGGCTCGCTTCATGCTGGTGCGCCGCGCGCACCTTCGTGTCGATCATCAGTGTCAGTCCTCGGTGACCGAGATTCCCTGCTGCGTGAGGTCGTCGACGATCCATTCCTGCAGAGCGGGCGCGATGTCGACGGTCTTCATCTCACCGGCGACCGCCTTGCCCCACAGGTCCTGCAGCTCGGTGAACGCACCGGCCCAGTTCGGTCCGTACGTCCAGTCACCGAGCTGGGTGTCGACGGCGTTGAGGACGACGGGCTCCCACTCGGAGGCGTGGTCGCCGATCAGTGCGATCGGCTCTGTTGCGGCCACGTACGACTGCGGATCGGTCACGGCCGGGAAGTACGACAGGCCGGTCGCGGGGCTCGCGAGGGCCTCCACCGACGCCTGCTCCGTGGAGAGTGCGTGCGCGGCGAACACGGCGGCGTCGGTGTTCTCGGTCTTGGAGTTGACGGCGAACACGCGCGTGAAGGCGGCGTTCGCCTCGTCACGGCCTTCCCAGTGGAGGTTGGGCACAGGCTCCCACGTGCCCAGGGTCTGTTTGAGGTTCGCTTGCATGCCCTTGGTCTGCCAGGTGGACAGTTGGCGGGACGCGATCTTGCCCTCGTCGTAGGACTGCATCATCGCTGCGTACTCCGCGTAGGAGATCTTGGAGAACAGGTCGTTCGAGAACGCCTCGTCGAAGTACTCGGCAGCGCGCTGGGTTCCGTCGCTGTCGACGTTCACCTGCCACGTGTCGCCGTCGAGCTCGTACCAGCGCGCTCCCGCTTCCCACGCGAGGTAGATGAACGTCGTCGGATCCTCTCCGGCGACATTGAAGATGTTGATCCCCTCGGCGGCCAGCGTTTTGCCGGCCTCGAGGTACTCCTCATAGGTCTCGGGGTACTCCAGACCGCGGTCCTCGAAGACCTTCGAGTTGTAGAGCATGAAGGTCGGGATGTCAGCCGCCGGGACCGCCCATTGACGCTCGCCCGTCGTGACGGCTTCGTTGACCACGTCCGAGTAGTCCGGCTCGATGCTCTCGTAGTACGGGGTCAGATCCGTGGCGATTCCGTCGGCGATGAACGACGCCAGGTCCGCGGTCTGCGTGATGAACAGGTCGGGTCCGTTGCCTGCCGCGTAGGCGTTGCGGACGGCCGTGTTCAGATCGGTCGTCTCCACGAACTCGATCTCGATGCCCTCCTCCGAGTGGGCGGCGTTGAACGCGTCCACGGCCGGCTGCAGGGCGGCGTTGTCGTGCCAGATCGTGACGGTGACCGGGTCGCCGGTCCACTCGGTTCCGACCTCGATCTGCTCCGAGGTGGGCTCAGCGGCCGGCTCGTCAGCGGGGGTTCCGCAACCAGCGAGCGCGATCGCACCGATCGCGCCCACAGCAAGGAGCGCTGTCGTTCGTACCTTCATTGATCTTCTCCTCATCAAGAGATCGACCGGCCGGTGGGGTCCGTCCGGGGTTCGACTCGGTTCGTCCCGATGTCAGCAGTAAAGCTTTTCTGTCCGCTAGGGTAAAGCTTTACCAAGCGATTGTCCATGATGAGACGGTCATGCTTCAGAACCCGGTGAAGGGGGCAGTGATGGCGGCCACGATTCATGACGTTGCCCGCGACGCCCAGGTTTCGATCGCGACGGTCTCGCGGGTGCTGGCGGGCAACTATCCCGTCGCCGCTGCCACGCGCGAACGGGTTCTCGCCTCCGTCGATGCCCTGAACTACGCGGCGAATCCGAACGCCCGGCGGTTGCGTGGCGCTGCACCGAGCCCGGTCGCGGTGCTCCTAGGGAGCATCACCGGCCCGTCGTTCGCGGCCCTCGCGCAGGGCGTCGAGCGCGAAGCGCGGATGCTCGATCGGATCTGCCTGATTGGCGTTACCGGGGGAGATGCGGAGCGGGAACTCGAGTTGGTCGAGGCAATGCGCCGTCAGCAGGCGTCAGCGATCATCCTCCCAGGCGGCTATTGGCAGAGCACCGAACACCGGGCTCGGATGGAGCAGTATGCCGATCTGCTCGCTCGCGAGGGGAGCCGGCTGGTGTTGGCAGGCAACCGGACTCTGCCGGGGCATGCCGAAAGCATCATCTCGATCCGCTACGACAACCATGGAGGCGCGAACCGGGTGGCGGGCCGCCTAGCCGCTGCCGGTCACCGACGGGCACTTCTTCTTCCGGGGCCGTTCGCGTCGGACACTGCACGGGAGCGTCTGGACGCTTTCCGGAGTGCTTTCGATGTTCAGCCGGACGCCGAGCTTCTCGTGCGCGAGTCGGAGAGCTTCGACCGCGAACCCTCGAAGGCGGCTGTGCTGGACGTCCTCGATGAGCTTGTTCCCGCCGGAGGGTTGCCGCCCTTCACTGCCATCGTCTGCGGTACCGACCAGATGGCCGCCGGCGTGCTCGAGGCCTTGCGGGAACGAGGACTGCGGTGCCCGGAAGACATCTCCGTCACTGGGTTCGACGACATCCCCTCGGCGCGTGATCTGAACCCCGCACTCACCACCGTTCGCGTGCCCTACGAGGAGATGGGCGCACTGGCAGTGCGACTGGCGCTCGACGAAGCACCGGAGAGCCATCGAGCCCTACTGGAGACGCACGTCATCGATCGCGCCTCCGTTGCACCCCCGAGGAACAACTGATGCTGATACCCCTGTCCAACGAACCGCGCGACTGCGCGTAGGGTCCACCTCCCTCATCGCTGCCGGCCTCAGTGTGCGCTGTGCGGCGACCCAGGGATGCCCGCACGCTCGGAGTGGGTCGCGTAGGTGTGTCGGAGCCAGTGGGTGGTCGCGGCGGGTTCGTCGATCCCTGCCCGTTCGAGCACGGTGCGGAGGTGATCGTTGTCGTCGGTGTTGGTCTGAGGCGACCCGTTCGGGCGGTGCCAGACCAGCCCGTACGGGTTCGGCCCGTCGTCGGTGTCGTGAAGCTTCCGCAGCTGCGCCACCACAGCGGGAGCGAGGGGGATCTGCCTGGGTGTGTCGTTCTTGGGGCGGACCAGCACGAGTCGGCCTTCCAACGGGATGGCCTCCCATGAGTCGGACATCTCGAGGATCCGTTGCGGGCAGTTCCCGGCGCGGATCGTTCCACATGTGCCGCCGCAGCCGTGCCGGAACGAGGCTTCGGTGAGCGACCAGGACAACTCGGCGACACCCCGCTCGAAGTCGATGTCTTCCCACCGCAACGCCATCGCTTCGCCGCTGCGCAGGCCGGTGAGAAGACCGAGCGTGGTCCGGGCATCCTCGATTTGGAGCAGCGCTTCGGCTTGGGCGCGGGAGAACGAGTCATTCGCCTTCCCCACCCGTCCCCGCCGGGGTGCGGCGAGCATCGCCACGTTCTCGCCGCTCACCACTCGCTCGGACTTCGCATACTCGAGCATCGTGACCAGCGTGCGATGCGCGCTGGCGACACTGGAGTACCCGGCACCCGAAGCGCGGATCGCGGCATGCATGCGCCGCACATCCGCGGGGGTGAGCTCAGCGACCACCCTCCGGCCGAGGGAGGGGAGGATCTTGGCCCGCACGTTGGACCGGTAGTTCGTGAGCGTCTTCGGCTTGGCCCGGTCCGCGACATCCGTCAGCCATGCGTCGGCGAGGTCGGCGACCCTGGTAGTGCTGCCCAGCACCCTGCCGAGGGAGTCGCGTTCCCGGATCATCTGGTCGAGCTTCTTGACCGCCTGGTCCTTGCTCCTGGACATCCGCGCCTTCTGCAGCCGTTTCCCGGTGACGTCGTCGAACCCGACGTCGAGCACCGCGCGCCACATCCTCCGGGATTCCACCCAGTACAGGGCGCCCTG
This genomic window contains:
- a CDS encoding sugar ABC transporter permease — translated: MIDTKVRAAHQHEASHTARTPSGEPRPAMATERKRRVNVTGLKGAVFTAPFFIGFAFVFVIPFVYAVVESLFAQKRSGAGLGGAVRTFVGFENYLLGFADESFWASILRVAIFGLVQIPIMLGLSLVVALLLDLVTGRSTKSFRLGLLVPYMVPAITATLVWLYLYSPRLGPITEVAAWVGLEVNMFSPQLLWVALGNLLTWAGMGYNMLIIYGSLRSVPRDLFEAARLDGAGEFRIAWSIKIPYVRGALVLTGMLSIIHMLQIFAEPLVFRVTSPETVTADFTPIMMIYNLAFQQSNYNYAAALSVILAIVVGVASVTFYRLTNREAAV
- a CDS encoding extracellular solute-binding protein; translated protein: MKVRTTALLAVGAIGAIALAGCGTPADEPAAEPTSEQIEVGTEWTGDPVTVTIWHDNAALQPAVDAFNAAHSEEGIEIEFVETTDLNTAVRNAYAAGNGPDLFITQTADLASFIADGIATDLTPYYESIEPDYSDVVNEAVTTGERQWAVPAADIPTFMLYNSKVFEDRGLEYPETYEEYLEAGKTLAAEGINIFNVAGEDPTTFIYLAWEAGARWYELDGDTWQVNVDSDGTQRAAEYFDEAFSNDLFSKISYAEYAAMMQSYDEGKIASRQLSTWQTKGMQANLKQTLGTWEPVPNLHWEGRDEANAAFTRVFAVNSKTENTDAAVFAAHALSTEQASVEALASPATGLSYFPAVTDPQSYVAATEPIALIGDHASEWEPVVLNAVDTQLGDWTYGPNWAGAFTELQDLWGKAVAGEMKTVDIAPALQEWIVDDLTQQGISVTED
- a CDS encoding LacI family DNA-binding transcriptional regulator, which gives rise to MLQNPVKGAVMAATIHDVARDAQVSIATVSRVLAGNYPVAAATRERVLASVDALNYAANPNARRLRGAAPSPVAVLLGSITGPSFAALAQGVEREARMLDRICLIGVTGGDAERELELVEAMRRQQASAIILPGGYWQSTEHRARMEQYADLLAREGSRLVLAGNRTLPGHAESIISIRYDNHGGANRVAGRLAAAGHRRALLLPGPFASDTARERLDAFRSAFDVQPDAELLVRESESFDREPSKAAVLDVLDELVPAGGLPPFTAIVCGTDQMAAGVLEALRERGLRCPEDISVTGFDDIPSARDLNPALTTVRVPYEEMGALAVRLALDEAPESHRALLETHVIDRASVAPPRNN
- a CDS encoding tyrosine-type recombinase/integrase, translating into MPKSREHGQGALYWVESRRMWRAVLDVGFDDVTGKRLQKARMSRSKDQAVKKLDQMIRERDSLGRVLGSTTRVADLADAWLTDVADRAKPKTLTNYRSNVRAKILPSLGRRVVAELTPADVRRMHAAIRASGAGYSSVASAHRTLVTMLEYAKSERVVSGENVAMLAAPRRGRVGKANDSFSRAQAEALLQIEDARTTLGLLTGLRSGEAMALRWEDIDFERGVAELSWSLTEASFRHGCGGTCGTIRAGNCPQRILEMSDSWEAIPLEGRLVLVRPKNDTPRQIPLAPAVVAQLRKLHDTDDGPNPYGLVWHRPNGSPQTNTDDNDHLRTVLERAGIDEPAATTHWLRHTYATHSERAGIPGSPHSAH